From Quercus lobata isolate SW786 chromosome 1, ValleyOak3.0 Primary Assembly, whole genome shotgun sequence, one genomic window encodes:
- the LOC115958811 gene encoding uncharacterized protein LOC115958811 has translation MEDDGMLYALKRNVVLSYRGLVDMDKRLSKANAKPKEVESEYERLISKIKDLMAKVNKSETHCTKAEDEVSTLKASLEEAMKKLAESSEALKEKTFELEKKDANLSERL, from the exons ATGGAAGATGATGGGATGCTCTATGCCTTGAAAAGGAACGTGGTCTTG AGCTATAGGGGCTTGGTGGACATGGACAAGAGGCTCTCTAAGGCCAACGCAAAGCCTAAGGAGGTCGAGTCCGAGTATGAGAGGTTGATAAGCAAGATCAAGGACCTCATGGCCAAAGTGAATAAGTCCGAGACCCACTGTACTAAGGCTGAAGATGAAGTATCGACCTTGAAGGCTAGCCTGGAAGAGGCTATGAAGAAGTTGGCAGAGTCTTCAGAGGCCTTGAAAGAGAAAACTTTCGAGTTGGAGAAGAAAGACGCAAATCTTAGCGAGAGGCTCTAA